From one Anopheles bellator chromosome 1, idAnoBellAS_SP24_06.2, whole genome shotgun sequence genomic stretch:
- the LOC131205437 gene encoding snake venom 5'-nucleotidase isoform X2, with amino-acid sequence MAQATGADPQDKLILIHYNDVYNIDANSKTEPIGGAARFCTAVRSFAHLNPLILFSGDAFSPSMLSTFTKGEQMVPVLNAIGTHCAVFGNHDFDHGLDILTEWVEKTNFPWLMSNVVDNETGRPLGGGKITHILHHNEVKVGLIGLVEKEWLDTLPTIDPNEVTYIDFIKAGNQLADELHNQGCDVIIALTHMRTPNDIELAKQSGHIDIILGGHDHVYEILNIEDTHVIKSGTDFRQFSKIGVCLDRNENGKISINVEKIDVASNKYTEDAALKEELRKYSETIESKMDEVLGTFAVELDGRFSSVRTSETNLGNWICDVALAATGADCVMINSGTFRSDQIHAAGPFTMRDLVNIIPMQDPLIVLEVPGSTLHEALENSVSTYPKLEGRFPQISGMSFAFDPSKPPGQRVEAKLVRVGDEWLNMEQKYTLCVKSYIHGGCDGYHMFKGCRVLMDEDAAPELGLAIQNHFKAIDVRMGRAHHTKHRQSLVTLSRRHSMVQMLENLELDGPTPIRRKSTVTPPKMEHLSNNRGKLLRRASLDDLEQNSCQCAPSIQHRIIAVQNEDHIREMVLRRETIEKNSVIKETDELTP; translated from the exons atGGCGCAGGCAACGGGAGCAGACCCGCAGGATAAGCTGATTCTGATCCACTACAACGATGTGTACAACATTGACGCGAAcagcaaaaccgaaccgatcggtggagCCGCCCGGTTCTGCACGGCGGTCCGATCGTTCGCCCATCTCAACCCGCTCATCCTGTTCAGCGGCGATGCCTTTTCGCCCAGCATGCTCAGCACGTTCACCAAGGGCGAACAGATGGTGCCGGTTTTGAACGCGATCGGAACACACTGTGCCGTGTTCGGGAACCATGACTTTG ATCACGGGCTTGACATACTGACGGAGTGGGTCGAGAAAACGAACTTCCCGTGGCTGATGTCGAACGTGGTGGACAATGAAACCGGGCGACCGCTCGGCGGGGGTAAGATCACGCACATCCTGCATCACAACGAGGTGAAGGTCGGCCTGATTGGGCTGGTGGAGAAGGAGTGGCTCGATACGCTGCCGACGATCGATCCGAACGAGGTGACTTACATTGATTTCATCAAGGCCGGCAACCAGCTGGCCGACGAACTACACAATCAG GGTTGTGATGTGATTATAGCTTTAACGCACATGCGTACACCGAACGATATCGAGCTGGCTAAGCAGAGCGGTCACATTGACATCATCCTGGGTGGCCACGATCACGTGTATGAAATTCTTAAC ATCGAAGATACCCATGTCATCAAATCGGGCACCGATTTCCGGCAGTTCTCAAAGATCGGCGTGTGCCTGGATCGTAACGAAAACGGTAAGATAAGCATCAACGTGGAAAAGATTGACGTTGCCTCGAACAAGTACACCGAGGATGCGGCACTGAAGGAAGAACTGCGCAAGTACTCGGAGACGATCGAGTCCAAGATGGACGAGGTGCTCGGGACGTTCGCGGTGGAGCTGGACGGGCGGTTCTCTTCCGTGCGTACGTCCGAAACGAATCTGGGCAACTGGATCTGTGATGTGGCACTGGCAGCAACCGGAGCCGACTGTGTGATGATCAATTCCGGCACGTTCCGGTCGGACCAGATACATGCGGCCGGGCCGTTCACGATGCGGGACTTGGTGAACATCATACCGATGCAGGATCCGCTGATCGTGCTGGAGGTGCCCGGAAGTACGTTGCACGAGGCGCTCGAGAACTCGGTGTCGACGTACCCGAAGCTGGAGGGCCGTTTCCCGCAGATTTCCGGAATGTCGTTCGCGTTCGATCCATCGAAACCACCGGGGCAGCGGGTCGAAGCGAAGCTCGTCCGTGTCGGCGATGAGTGGTTGAATATGGAGCAAAAGTATACGCTGTGCGTCAAGAGCTACATCCATGGCGGCTGCGACGGGTACCACATGTTCAAGGGGTGCCGCGTGCTGATGGACGAAGATGCCGCACCGGAGCTGGGGCTGGCCATTCAGAATCACTTTAAGGCGATCGACGTGCGTATGGGTAGGGCGCACCACACGAAACACCGACAGTCGCTGGTGACACTGTCGCGCCGGCACAGCATGGTGCAGATGCTGGAGAATCTCGAGCTGGACGGACCGACACCGATCAGGCGCAAGTCGACGGTGACGCCCCCGAAAATGGAGCACCTCAGCAATAACCGTGGCAAG CTTCTCAGACGTGCGTCGCTGGACGATTTAGAGCAAAACAGCTGCCAGTGTGCCCCCTCGATCCAGCATCGAATCATAGCGGTGCAGAACGAGGAT CACATTCGGGAGATGGTTTTACGGCGAGAAACGATCGAGAAGAATTCCGTCATTAAGGAAACGGACGAACTGACACCGTAA
- the LOC131205783 gene encoding WD repeat-containing protein 48 homolog isoform X1, whose translation MLTHKNNQGGRKKMQVSFVIRDAEEKRHRNGVNALQLDTINGRLYSAGRDAIIRLWNSTQINSHEPYIQSMEHHNDWVNDIVLCCGGRNLISASCDTTVKVWNAHKGFCMSTLRTHRDYVQALAYAKDREQVASAGLDKAIFLWDVNTLTALTASNNTVTTSSISGSKDSIYSLAMNPSGTIIVSGSTENTLRIWDPRTCNKIAKLKGHTENVKALIVSDDGTQVVSGSSDGKIKLWSIGQQRCIQTISVHSEGVWCLLMTEGFSHVISGSRDRKIVMTELRNPSNSVLICEERAPVLSMCYNIDQTGIWATTWDSDIRCWKLHKTDKLCNYSYSSSTASQLNNGSGDGPPGVTTGPTVGSSPPATGVPTVATGKGYEVACIKGGAAIKKYHVLNDKRFMLTRDTEQTVAIYDVLKVKKVEELGKVDFEEEVKKRSQRIYVPNWFTVDLKTGMPMIVLGQDEVDCFAAWVSAEAGLPEHAEPGSDPKVNYGSLLLQALLEHWKPPPTPHHHHMAGGGSGGGGGIGGDMENGCVDGDIRGNEYFSVPKHTPIIFSEVGGRNVCRLLVKDAAGETESALLGDTVPSWVTNVVIDRTLPKFIKLPFYLLAHPSMLKQDRSKKERLIANEFIQCRKVCEHVLEKVLGSDLPASTGNSNSSQNNSQSDANSEGSQVPAEERIELLCNDVLCDPNMDLRTVRHFIWKQSSDLTFHYRTKPNYSS comes from the exons ATGTTAACACACAAGAATAATCAGggagggcgaaagaaaatgcag GTGTCGTTCGTAATACGGGATGCGGAGGAAAAACGGCACCGGAACGGGGTGAATGCTTTGCAGCTGGACACGATCAACGGGCGCCTGTACTCGGCTGGTCGCGATGCCATCATTCGATTGTGGAACTCGACGCAAATAAACTCCCATGAGCCGTACATCCAGAGCATGGAGCACCACAACGATTGGGTGAACGATATCGTGCTCTGCTGCGGCGGTCGAAACC TGATCAGTGCCAGTTGTGATACGACGGTAAAAGTATGGAATGCACACAAGGGCTTCTGCATGTCGACACTTCGAACGCACCGGGACTACGTGCAGGCCCTGGCATACGCGAAGGACCGCGAGCAGGTGGCCAGCGCGGGACTGGATAAAGCCATCTTCCTGTGGGACGTGAACACGCTAACTGCGCTGACGGCATCCAACAACACGGTCACAA CGTCCAGCATATCCGGGTCGAAGGACTCCATCTACAGTCTAGCGATGAACCCATCTGGTACGATCATAGTCAGTGGTTCCACCGAGAACACGCTCCGAATCTGGGACCCGCGGACATGCAACAAAATTGCCAAGCTAAAGGGCCACACGGAGAACGTGAAGGCACTGATCGTGTCGGACGATGGCACGCAGGTAGTGTCGGGCAGCTCGGACGGCAAAATCAAACTGTGGAGCATCGGGCAGCAGCGCTGCATACAGACGATCAGTGTGCACTCCGAGGGCGTCTGGTGTTTGCTGATGACCGAAGGGTTTTCGCACGTCATTTCCGGCAGTCGGGATCGGAAGATTGTCATGACCGAGCTGCGCAACCCGTCGAACAGTGTGCTGATCTGCGAGGAGCGTGCACCCGTGCTGAGCATGTGCTACAACATCGACCAGACCGGCATCTGGGCGACGACCTGGGACTCGGACATTCGTTGCTGGAAGCTGCACAAAACAGACAAACTGTGCAACTACAGCTACAGCTCCAGCACGGCTAGCCAGCTGAACAATGGCAGTGGCGATGGACCTCCGGGCGTGACCACTGGGCCCACGGTCGGCAGTTCCCCGCCGGCTACGGGCGtgcccaccgtggccaccgggaaggGATACGAGGTGGCGTGCATTAAGGGCGGGGCGGCCATCAAAAAGTATCACGTGCTCAACGATAAGCGGTTCATGTTGACCCGCGACACGGAACAGACGGTAGCCATCTACGACGTGCTGAAAGTGAAGAAGGTCGAGGAACTGGGGAAGGTCGATTTCGAGGAGGAGGTGAAGAAGCGCAGTCAACGAATCTACGTCCCGAACTGGTTCACGGTTGACCTCAAGACGGGG ATGCCAATGATCGTGCTAGGGCAGGATGAGGTCGATTGCTTCGCAGCGTGGGTGTCGGCCGAAGCGGGCCTTCCGGAGCACGCCGAACCAGGCTCGGACCCGAAAGTGAACTATGGCAGTTTGCTGCTGCAAGCCCTGCTCGAACACTGGAAGCCTCCACCGACACCACACCATCACCATATGGCCGGCGGTGGTagcggaggcggcggtgggaTCGGTGGAGACATGGAGAACGGTTGTGTCGATGGCGATATACGGGGCAACGAGTACTTTAGCGTGCCGAAGCACACGCCCATCATCTTTAGCGAGGTTGGTGGCCGGAACGTGTGCCGGTTGCTGGTGAAGGATGCTGCCGGTGAAACGGAGAGTGCCCTGCTCGGTGACACCGTGCCGTCGTGGGTGACCAACGTGGTCATCGATCGCACGCTGCCCAAGTTCATCAAACTGCCCTTCTATCTGCTGGCGCACCCGTCCATGCTGAAGCAGGATCGAAGCAAAAAG GAACGGCTAATCGCAAACGAGTTCATCCAGTGCCGCAAGGTGTGCGAGCACGTGCTGGAGAAGGTGCTCGGTTCGGATCTGCCGGCGAGCACCGGCAACTCCAACTCCTCGCAGAACAACAGCCAAAGCGATGCCAACTCCGAGGGCAGCCAGGTACCGGCCGAGGAACGGATCGAGCTGCTCTGCAATGACGTG CTGTGTGACCCCAACATGGACCTCCGTACGGTGCGGCACTTTATCTGGAAGCAATCGTCCGACCTCACCTTTCACTATCGAACAAAGCCAAACTACAGCAGCTAA
- the LOC131205783 gene encoding WD repeat-containing protein 48 homolog isoform X2 produces the protein MLTHKNNQGGRKKMQVSFVIRDAEEKRHRNGVNALQLDTINGRLYSAGRDAIIRLWNSTQINSHEPYIQSMEHHNDWVNDIVLCCGGRNLISASCDTTVKVWNAHKGFCMSTLRTHRDYVQALAYAKDREQVASAGLDKAIFLWDVNTLTALTASNNTVTTSSISGSKDSIYSLAMNPSGTIIVSGSTENTLRIWDPRTCNKIAKLKGHTENVKALIVSDDGTQVVSGSSDGKIKLWSIGQQRCIQTISVHSEGVWCLLMTEGFSHVISGSRDRKIVMTELRNPSNSVLICEERAPVLSMCYNIDQTGIWATTWDSDIRCWKLHKTDKLCNYSYSSSTASQLNNGSGDGPPGGYEVACIKGGAAIKKYHVLNDKRFMLTRDTEQTVAIYDVLKVKKVEELGKVDFEEEVKKRSQRIYVPNWFTVDLKTGMPMIVLGQDEVDCFAAWVSAEAGLPEHAEPGSDPKVNYGSLLLQALLEHWKPPPTPHHHHMAGGDMENGCVDGDIRGNEYFSVPKHTPIIFSEVGGRNVCRLLVKDAAGETESALLGDTVPSWVTNVVIDRTLPKFIKLPFYLLAHPSMLKQDRSKKERLIANEFIQCRKVCEHVLEKVLGSDLPASTGNSNSSQNNSQSDANSEGSQVPAEERIELLCNDVLCDPNMDLRTVRHFIWKQSSDLTFHYRTKPNYSS, from the exons ATGTTAACACACAAGAATAATCAGggagggcgaaagaaaatgcag GTGTCGTTCGTAATACGGGATGCGGAGGAAAAACGGCACCGGAACGGGGTGAATGCTTTGCAGCTGGACACGATCAACGGGCGCCTGTACTCGGCTGGTCGCGATGCCATCATTCGATTGTGGAACTCGACGCAAATAAACTCCCATGAGCCGTACATCCAGAGCATGGAGCACCACAACGATTGGGTGAACGATATCGTGCTCTGCTGCGGCGGTCGAAACC TGATCAGTGCCAGTTGTGATACGACGGTAAAAGTATGGAATGCACACAAGGGCTTCTGCATGTCGACACTTCGAACGCACCGGGACTACGTGCAGGCCCTGGCATACGCGAAGGACCGCGAGCAGGTGGCCAGCGCGGGACTGGATAAAGCCATCTTCCTGTGGGACGTGAACACGCTAACTGCGCTGACGGCATCCAACAACACGGTCACAA CGTCCAGCATATCCGGGTCGAAGGACTCCATCTACAGTCTAGCGATGAACCCATCTGGTACGATCATAGTCAGTGGTTCCACCGAGAACACGCTCCGAATCTGGGACCCGCGGACATGCAACAAAATTGCCAAGCTAAAGGGCCACACGGAGAACGTGAAGGCACTGATCGTGTCGGACGATGGCACGCAGGTAGTGTCGGGCAGCTCGGACGGCAAAATCAAACTGTGGAGCATCGGGCAGCAGCGCTGCATACAGACGATCAGTGTGCACTCCGAGGGCGTCTGGTGTTTGCTGATGACCGAAGGGTTTTCGCACGTCATTTCCGGCAGTCGGGATCGGAAGATTGTCATGACCGAGCTGCGCAACCCGTCGAACAGTGTGCTGATCTGCGAGGAGCGTGCACCCGTGCTGAGCATGTGCTACAACATCGACCAGACCGGCATCTGGGCGACGACCTGGGACTCGGACATTCGTTGCTGGAAGCTGCACAAAACAGACAAACTGTGCAACTACAGCTACAGCTCCAGCACGGCTAGCCAGCTGAACAATGGCAGTGGCGATGGACCTCCGGGC gGATACGAGGTGGCGTGCATTAAGGGCGGGGCGGCCATCAAAAAGTATCACGTGCTCAACGATAAGCGGTTCATGTTGACCCGCGACACGGAACAGACGGTAGCCATCTACGACGTGCTGAAAGTGAAGAAGGTCGAGGAACTGGGGAAGGTCGATTTCGAGGAGGAGGTGAAGAAGCGCAGTCAACGAATCTACGTCCCGAACTGGTTCACGGTTGACCTCAAGACGGGG ATGCCAATGATCGTGCTAGGGCAGGATGAGGTCGATTGCTTCGCAGCGTGGGTGTCGGCCGAAGCGGGCCTTCCGGAGCACGCCGAACCAGGCTCGGACCCGAAAGTGAACTATGGCAGTTTGCTGCTGCAAGCCCTGCTCGAACACTGGAAGCCTCCACCGACACCACACCATCACCATATGGCCGGCGGTG ACATGGAGAACGGTTGTGTCGATGGCGATATACGGGGCAACGAGTACTTTAGCGTGCCGAAGCACACGCCCATCATCTTTAGCGAGGTTGGTGGCCGGAACGTGTGCCGGTTGCTGGTGAAGGATGCTGCCGGTGAAACGGAGAGTGCCCTGCTCGGTGACACCGTGCCGTCGTGGGTGACCAACGTGGTCATCGATCGCACGCTGCCCAAGTTCATCAAACTGCCCTTCTATCTGCTGGCGCACCCGTCCATGCTGAAGCAGGATCGAAGCAAAAAG GAACGGCTAATCGCAAACGAGTTCATCCAGTGCCGCAAGGTGTGCGAGCACGTGCTGGAGAAGGTGCTCGGTTCGGATCTGCCGGCGAGCACCGGCAACTCCAACTCCTCGCAGAACAACAGCCAAAGCGATGCCAACTCCGAGGGCAGCCAGGTACCGGCCGAGGAACGGATCGAGCTGCTCTGCAATGACGTG CTGTGTGACCCCAACATGGACCTCCGTACGGTGCGGCACTTTATCTGGAAGCAATCGTCCGACCTCACCTTTCACTATCGAACAAAGCCAAACTACAGCAGCTAA
- the LOC131205437 gene encoding snake venom 5'-nucleotidase isoform X1, with protein sequence MAGFTSQAALRSKWGDLVESGSANIETATEVSHGLKHVVGWLKQASVEVREAGKRAVSQIQNNTPNLLHLHTTTVIRHVNDGGGSSTMAQATGADPQDKLILIHYNDVYNIDANSKTEPIGGAARFCTAVRSFAHLNPLILFSGDAFSPSMLSTFTKGEQMVPVLNAIGTHCAVFGNHDFDHGLDILTEWVEKTNFPWLMSNVVDNETGRPLGGGKITHILHHNEVKVGLIGLVEKEWLDTLPTIDPNEVTYIDFIKAGNQLADELHNQGCDVIIALTHMRTPNDIELAKQSGHIDIILGGHDHVYEILNIEDTHVIKSGTDFRQFSKIGVCLDRNENGKISINVEKIDVASNKYTEDAALKEELRKYSETIESKMDEVLGTFAVELDGRFSSVRTSETNLGNWICDVALAATGADCVMINSGTFRSDQIHAAGPFTMRDLVNIIPMQDPLIVLEVPGSTLHEALENSVSTYPKLEGRFPQISGMSFAFDPSKPPGQRVEAKLVRVGDEWLNMEQKYTLCVKSYIHGGCDGYHMFKGCRVLMDEDAAPELGLAIQNHFKAIDVRMGRAHHTKHRQSLVTLSRRHSMVQMLENLELDGPTPIRRKSTVTPPKMEHLSNNRGKLLRRASLDDLEQNSCQCAPSIQHRIIAVQNEDHIREMVLRRETIEKNSVIKETDELTP encoded by the exons ATGGCTGGCTTCACGTCCCAGGCTGCCCTGCGCTCCAAGTGGGGCGATCTGGTCGAGAGTGGCAGCGCCAACATTGAAACGGCCACGGAAGTATCGCACGGATTGAAACACGTTGTCGGATGGCTCAAACAG GCATCCGTCGAGGTGAGGGAGGCTGGCAAGCGGGCGGTTTCGCAGATACAGAACAACACGCCGAACTTACTGCACCTGCACACGACGACCGTGATCCGTCACGTGAACGACGGGggtggcagcagcacaatGGCGCAGGCAACGGGAGCAGACCCGCAGGATAAGCTGATTCTGATCCACTACAACGATGTGTACAACATTGACGCGAAcagcaaaaccgaaccgatcggtggagCCGCCCGGTTCTGCACGGCGGTCCGATCGTTCGCCCATCTCAACCCGCTCATCCTGTTCAGCGGCGATGCCTTTTCGCCCAGCATGCTCAGCACGTTCACCAAGGGCGAACAGATGGTGCCGGTTTTGAACGCGATCGGAACACACTGTGCCGTGTTCGGGAACCATGACTTTG ATCACGGGCTTGACATACTGACGGAGTGGGTCGAGAAAACGAACTTCCCGTGGCTGATGTCGAACGTGGTGGACAATGAAACCGGGCGACCGCTCGGCGGGGGTAAGATCACGCACATCCTGCATCACAACGAGGTGAAGGTCGGCCTGATTGGGCTGGTGGAGAAGGAGTGGCTCGATACGCTGCCGACGATCGATCCGAACGAGGTGACTTACATTGATTTCATCAAGGCCGGCAACCAGCTGGCCGACGAACTACACAATCAG GGTTGTGATGTGATTATAGCTTTAACGCACATGCGTACACCGAACGATATCGAGCTGGCTAAGCAGAGCGGTCACATTGACATCATCCTGGGTGGCCACGATCACGTGTATGAAATTCTTAAC ATCGAAGATACCCATGTCATCAAATCGGGCACCGATTTCCGGCAGTTCTCAAAGATCGGCGTGTGCCTGGATCGTAACGAAAACGGTAAGATAAGCATCAACGTGGAAAAGATTGACGTTGCCTCGAACAAGTACACCGAGGATGCGGCACTGAAGGAAGAACTGCGCAAGTACTCGGAGACGATCGAGTCCAAGATGGACGAGGTGCTCGGGACGTTCGCGGTGGAGCTGGACGGGCGGTTCTCTTCCGTGCGTACGTCCGAAACGAATCTGGGCAACTGGATCTGTGATGTGGCACTGGCAGCAACCGGAGCCGACTGTGTGATGATCAATTCCGGCACGTTCCGGTCGGACCAGATACATGCGGCCGGGCCGTTCACGATGCGGGACTTGGTGAACATCATACCGATGCAGGATCCGCTGATCGTGCTGGAGGTGCCCGGAAGTACGTTGCACGAGGCGCTCGAGAACTCGGTGTCGACGTACCCGAAGCTGGAGGGCCGTTTCCCGCAGATTTCCGGAATGTCGTTCGCGTTCGATCCATCGAAACCACCGGGGCAGCGGGTCGAAGCGAAGCTCGTCCGTGTCGGCGATGAGTGGTTGAATATGGAGCAAAAGTATACGCTGTGCGTCAAGAGCTACATCCATGGCGGCTGCGACGGGTACCACATGTTCAAGGGGTGCCGCGTGCTGATGGACGAAGATGCCGCACCGGAGCTGGGGCTGGCCATTCAGAATCACTTTAAGGCGATCGACGTGCGTATGGGTAGGGCGCACCACACGAAACACCGACAGTCGCTGGTGACACTGTCGCGCCGGCACAGCATGGTGCAGATGCTGGAGAATCTCGAGCTGGACGGACCGACACCGATCAGGCGCAAGTCGACGGTGACGCCCCCGAAAATGGAGCACCTCAGCAATAACCGTGGCAAG CTTCTCAGACGTGCGTCGCTGGACGATTTAGAGCAAAACAGCTGCCAGTGTGCCCCCTCGATCCAGCATCGAATCATAGCGGTGCAGAACGAGGAT CACATTCGGGAGATGGTTTTACGGCGAGAAACGATCGAGAAGAATTCCGTCATTAAGGAAACGGACGAACTGACACCGTAA